A window of Mus pahari chromosome 7, PAHARI_EIJ_v1.1, whole genome shotgun sequence contains these coding sequences:
- the Foxa1 gene encoding hepatocyte nuclear factor 3-alpha has translation MLGTVKMEGHESNDWNSYYADTQEAYSSVPVSNMNSGLGSMNSMNTYMTMNTMTTSGNMTPASFNMSYANTGLGAGLSPGAVAGMPGGSAGAMNSMTAAGVTAMGTALSPGGMGSMGAQPAASMNGLGPYAAAMNPCMSPMAYAPSNLGRSRAGGGGDAKTFKRSYPHAKPPYSYISLITMAIQQAPSKMLTLSEIYQWIMDLFPYYRQNQQRWQNSIRHSLSFNDCFVKVARSPDKPGKGSYWTLHPDSGNMFENGCYLRRQKRFKCEKQPGAGGGSGGGGSKGGPESRKDPSGQGNPSAESPLHRGVHGKASQLEGAPAPGPAASPQTLDHSGATATGGASELKSPASSSAPPISSGPGALASVPPSHPAHGLAPHESQLHLKGDPHYSFNHPFSINNLMSSSEQQHKLDFKAYEQALQYSPYGATLPASLPLGSASVATRSPIEPSALEPAYYQGVYSRPVLNTS, from the exons ATGTTAGGGACTGTGAAGATGGAAGGGCATGAGAGCAACGACTGGAACAGCTACTACGCGGACACGCAGGAG GCCTACTCCTCTGTCCCTGTCAGCAACATGAACTCCGGCCTGGGCTCTATGAACTCCATGAACACCTACATGACCATGAACACCATGACCACGAGCGGCAACATGACCCCGGCTTCCTTCAACATGTCCTACGCCAACACGGGCTTGGGGGCGGGCCTGAGTCCCGGTGCTGTGGCCGGCATGCCCGGGGGCTCTGCAGGCGCCATGAACAGCATGACTGCGGCGGGCGTCACGGCCATGGGTACGGCGCTGAGCCCGGGAGGCATGGGTTCCATGGGCGCGCAGCCCGCCGCCTCCATGAACGGCCTGGGTCCCTACGCGGCCGCCATGAACCCGTGCATGAGTCCCATGGCGTACGCGCCATCCAACCTGGGCCGCAGCCGCGCGGGGGGCGGCGGCGACGCCAAGACGTTCAAGCGCAGCTACCCTCACGCCAAGCCGCCTTACTCCTACATCTCGCTCATCACCATGGCCATCCAGCAGGCGCCCAGCAAGATGCTCACGCTGAGCGAGATCTACCAGTGGATCATGGACCTCTTCCCCTATTACCGTCAGAACCAGCAGCGCTGGCAGAACTCCATCCGCCACTCGCTGTCCTTCAACGATTGTTTCGTCAAGGTGGCACGATCCCCGGACAAGCCGGGCAAGGGCTCCTACTGGACGCTGCACCCGGACTCCGGCAACATGTTCGAGAACGGCTGCTACTTGCGCCGCCAAAAGCGCTTCAAGTGTGAGAAGCAGCCGGGGGCCGGAGGTGGGAGCGGGGGCGGCGGCTCCAAGGGGGGCCCAGAAAGCCGCAAGGACCCCTCAGGCCAGGGGAACCCCAGCGCCGAGTCACCCCTTCACCGGGGTGTGCACGGAAAGGCTAGCCAGCTAGAGGGCGCGCCGGCCCCCGGGCCCGCCGCCAGCCCCCAGACTCTGGACCACAGCGGGGCCACGGCGACAGGGGGCGCTTCGGAGTTGAAGTCTCCAGCGTCTTCATCTGCGCCCCCCATAAGCTCCGGGCCAGGGGCGCTGGCATCTGTACCCCCCTCTCACCCGGCTCACGGCCTGGCGCCCCACGAATCTCAGCTGCATCTGAAAGGGGACCCCCACTACTCCTTTAATCACCCCTTCTCCATCAACAACCTCATGTCCTCCTCCGAGCAGCAGCACAAGCTGGACTTCAAGGCATACGAGCAGGCACTGCAGTACTCTCCTTATGGCGCTACCTTGCCCGCCAGTCTGCCCCTTGGCAGCGCCTCAGTGGCCACGAGGAGCCCCATCGAGCCCTCAGCCCTGGAGCCAGCCTACTACCAAGGTGTGTATTCCAGACCCGTGCTAAATACTTCCTAG